From the genome of Longispora fulva:
AGCCCGTCGGCGGCCACGTGCCCGAAGTCGCGCGCGACCTGCAGCCAGCGGTAGGCGAGCGGGTCCGAGAGCTTGGCCAGCTCCCCGAGATCGCCCCGGCGGGCCAGCTCCACAAAGTCGGTCATGATCGCGACGCTAGCGGGCGGATTGTTGTTCGGACAAGGGTTTCACAGCACGAGACTCAGCACACCGGCCATGGTGAACCCGACCAGCGAAAGGATCGTCTCGAGCACCGTCCACGTGCGCAGGGTGTCCTTGACGGACATGTTGAAGTACCGCGACACGATCCAGAAGCCGCCGTCGTTGACGTGCGAGGCGATGATCGAACCGGCGGCGATCGCGCAGGCCACCAGGGCGATCCGGGGCTGGCTGAGCCCGTCGGCGGCCACCAGCGGGGCGACGATGCCGCCGGTGGTCACGATCGCGACGGTCGCCGAGCCCTGGGCGACCCGCAGGCCGCAGCTGATCAGGTAGGCCAGCACCAGGGTCGGCAGGCCGGCCGACTTGAGGGTGCCGGCGAGCGCGGCGCCCACCCCGGTCGCGGAGATCACCTTGCCGAAGAACGCGCCGGCCCCGACCACGAGCAGGATCATGCCGATGGGCTTGAGGGAGGCGCCGGTGAGGGCGGCGAGCTGCGTACCCGTCATGCCGCGCCGCAGCCCGAGCAGCCAGAACGCGAGCAGCACGGCGATGGTCAGCGCGATCGACGGGTTGCCGAGGAACGTCAGGTACGGCGTGACGGCGGCGCGAGGGGCCCACACGGTGCTGAAGGTCGCCCCGAGGATGAGCAGCAGAGGGGTGCCGATGATGGCCCCCACCAGCCCCAGTGACACCGGCCGGTGGTCGCTCTCCTCGACGACGAAGTCGGCCGGCACCTCGATCCGCACCCGCTTGCCGATCCACATCGGCCACAGGATCCCGGCGACCGCGAACGCCGGCAGCCCGCACGCCAGCCCCATCACGATGATCCAGCCCATGTCGACCCCGAGCAGCCCGGCGATCGCGACCGGCCCCGGGTGCGGCGGCAGGAACGCGTGCGTCATGGACAGGCCGGCGAGCAGCGGGAGGGCGTAGAGGACCAGGGAACGGCCGCCCCGGCGGGCGGCCACGTAGACCAGCGGCGCGAGGACGAAGATCCCGATGTCGAAGAACACCGGGATGCCGAAGATCAGGCCTGCGAGGCCCATGGCGACGGGCGCGCCCCGTTCCCCGAACGTCGACAGCAGCCGCCGGGTGAGCGCCTCCGCCCCGCCGGACGCCTCCAGGATCGCGCCGAGCACGGTGCCCAGCCCGATGATGACGGCGATGTGGCCGAGGATGCCGCCGAACCCGGTCTCCAGGATCGAGTCGCCGGACTTCAGGGCCGTGCCGACCAGTCTGCCCACCGGCAGTCCGGCGGCGAGCCCGAGGACCAGGCCGGAGATGAGCAGCGCGATGAACGGTTCGAGCTTCACCCGGATGATGAGGACGAGCAGGACGGCGATGGCCAGCCCGCAGAGCACGAGAAGACCGCCGGTCTCCTTCTGCAGCCAGTGGATCAAGGGGTACCTCCGAGGGGTGGGGGTCTGTCAGGCGGTGGAACTCTCCGTGCCCCGGTCGCCCCGGCGCAGGGCCCGGCCCGGCAGCGCCCCGGTCGGCCGGCCGTCGGCGAGCACGGCGACGCCGTTGACGTACACGTGCGCGATGCCCTTCGCCGCTCTTCTCGGCTCCTCGAAGGTGGCGGTGTCACTGATTCGCGCGGGGTCGAAGACGACGAGGTCCGCGTGGTACCCGACGTGGACCTGCCCCCGGTGCACCAGCCGCAGCCGGCGCGCCGGCCGACCGGTCATGTGCGCCACGCACTCCTCCAGGGACAGCACGCCCAGCTCGCGCACGTAGTGCCCGAGGTAGCGGGGGAACGTGCCCCAGGCGCGCGGGTGCGGCCGGTCCCCGACGAGCAGCCCGTCGGAGCCGACGGTGTGCGCCGGGTGCCGCATGATCGCCCGGACGTTCTCCTCGTGCCCGACGTGCTGCAGGATCGTGGTGCCCAGCCCGTCGCGGACCAGCAGGTCGAGGAAGGCGTCGGTGTCCGGCACCCGGGTGCCGACCAGGTGGGCGAGGTCCGGGTCGCGGACCCCGGCGATCTGGATCGTTTCCCAGTCGGTGACGACGCCGTGGCAGCCGTCGGAGCCCTCGACCTCCATCGCGTACCGGATCCGCTCGCGCACCCCCGGGTCGGTCAGCCGCTCCAGCGTCGCCGCCGGCCCGCCCTCCGCCGCCCAGCTCGGCAGCAGTGCCGCGAGGGTGGTCGAGCCGGGCAGATAGGGGTAGGAGTCGAGGCTGATGTCGACGCCGGCCCGGTCGATCAGGTCCAGCAGCTCGGCGGCCCGGCCTCGGTTCACGCCGAAGTTCATCGTGGCGTGCGCGAGGTGCAGGGCGCAGCCCGACTGCCGGGAGATCTCGATCATCTCGGCGTAGCCCTCCAGGGCGCCCTTGCCGTACGAGCGTTGGTGGGGCGCGTGGAACCCGTGGTAGGAGGCGACCACCTGGCAGAGGGCGACGAGTTCGGCGGTGTCGGCGTACATGCCCGGCACGTACGTCAGGCCGCTGGACATGCCGACCGCGCCCTCCTCCAGGCCCCGGGAGAGGATGGCGCGCATCCGGTCCAGCTCGGCCGTCGTCGGTGGCCGGTTCTCCCAGCCGGTGACCATGGCCCGCACCGAGCCGTGCGGCACCAGGTAGCAGGCGTTGACCGCGATGCCCTCGTCGAGCCGGTCCAGGTACTCCCCGACGCTCCGCCACGACCAGTCGAAGCCCTCGGGGTCGCCGTTCCAGCCGGCGATCTGCTGGCGGAGCAGCGGGAGGGTGGTGTCGTCGACCGGGGCGTAGGACAGCCCGTCCTGGCCCAGCACCTCGCAGGTCACGCCCTGGCTGATCTTCGCGACGTGGCTGGGTTCGAGGAGCAGACGCAGGTCGGAGTGTGCGTGCATGTCGATGAACCCGGGCGCCAGCACCAGGCCGGACGCGTCGATCCCGTCGCCGCCGATGTCGCCGATCTGGGTGATCAGGCCGCTGGTGACCCGCACGTCGGCCCGGTACCCGGGCGCACCTGTGCCGTCGATGACCGTGGCGTCGCGGAAGACGACCATCAGAAGAACGTCCGGACCAGGTCGACGACCGTGCCGTCGGCGTCGAGCACCGGGATCAGGGTCCACTTGTCGAACATCGTGCACGGGTGCGACAGGCCGAGCCGGACCACGTCGCCCACCATGAGGTCCGTGCCGGCCGGCAGTCGGAGGAACGCGTGCTGGTCGTTGAGCGCCGACACGTGCGCGCCGGGCAGGTCCAGAGGGACCGGCAGCCCCTCGTCGTACGGCAGGTCCCGCTTGCCGCCGTCCAGCAGCGCCAGGCCCGGCTCGGGCCGCGACACCACCCGGGCCCAGCCCCGCACCGCCGGTCGGAACCCGTCGCCGCCCCACCGGGTGAGCGGCGAGACCCCCTTGAGGAACACGTCGTCGTGCCCGATGTACGCCCCGGCGCGCAGGATCACCGTCACGCCCAGCGAGGTCATCGGCCCGAGCAGGTCGCCGACCTGGTCGAAGTACGCGCTGCCGCCGGCCGTCACCACCTGCGCGTCGACCGCGAGCGCGAACCGGCCGATCCGCTTGAGGTAGGCGTCGACGGCGGCCAGGCCCTCGGCGGAGGCGTCGTGGGCGAGCGCGCCCTCGTAGCCGGCGACCCCGACGAGGCGCAGGGCGGGGCTGCGCCGGACGGCCTGGGCGACGGCGACGGCCTCCTCGTCGTCCCGGCACCCGGTCCGGCCGCCGGGCGCGCCGAGTTCGACGCAGACGTCCACCTTGCGACTGGCGCCCGTCAGGCCCTCGGTCATCAGGGCCACGGTGCGCACCGAGTCCACCCACGACACGAACTCGAATTCCGGGTCCGCGTCGAGCTCCGCGCCCAGCCAGCGCAGCGCCACCGGGTCCACCAGGGCGTTGGCCAGCATGATCCGCCGGACCCCGAACGCCCGGCCGACCCGCAACTGGGCCGCGTTGGCGAGGGTGATGCCCCACGCGCCGGCGTCGAGCTGCCGCTTCCACAGCGCCGGGGCCATCGTGGTCTTGCCGTGCGGGGCGTGCGCCAGGCCGGCCCGGGCGCACCAGCCGGCCATGGTGGACACGTTGTGGTCGAGCGCGTCGGCGTCGATGGTCAGCAGCGGGGTGCCGAGGGCTGTGCGGTGCGGCTTCGTCGCCGCGTACTCCCCGACGGTGCTGCCCCACGCGTCGGCGGGGACGGCCTTGAACCGCCAGTCGAGCCGCTCGTCGCGCAGCCTGTCCACCGCTGACCCGTCGATCACGGCCACCACCTCCGTCAGTCCGGCATTCACACCTGCACTCCACAGCGCCGTACGCTTCTGACCTGCTACGTTGCGTATAATGCAACGTTCGTTGCGGATAACGCTAGAGTCGTTGTAGCATCACCCTGACCAGGTGGGCAAGACAAAGGGGTCCGATGAACAAGCTGGCCGTCTGTCTGGGCGAGTCGATGGCGGTTCTGGTTCCGGAGAGTCCCGGCCCCCTGGACGA
Proteins encoded in this window:
- a CDS encoding GntP family permease — encoded protein: MIHWLQKETGGLLVLCGLAIAVLLVLIIRVKLEPFIALLISGLVLGLAAGLPVGRLVGTALKSGDSILETGFGGILGHIAVIIGLGTVLGAILEASGGAEALTRRLLSTFGERGAPVAMGLAGLIFGIPVFFDIGIFVLAPLVYVAARRGGRSLVLYALPLLAGLSMTHAFLPPHPGPVAIAGLLGVDMGWIIVMGLACGLPAFAVAGILWPMWIGKRVRIEVPADFVVEESDHRPVSLGLVGAIIGTPLLLILGATFSTVWAPRAAVTPYLTFLGNPSIALTIAVLLAFWLLGLRRGMTGTQLAALTGASLKPIGMILLVVGAGAFFGKVISATGVGAALAGTLKSAGLPTLVLAYLISCGLRVAQGSATVAIVTTGGIVAPLVAADGLSQPRIALVACAIAAGSIIASHVNDGGFWIVSRYFNMSVKDTLRTWTVLETILSLVGFTMAGVLSLVL
- a CDS encoding N-acyl-D-amino-acid deacylase family protein, producing the protein MVVFRDATVIDGTGAPGYRADVRVTSGLITQIGDIGGDGIDASGLVLAPGFIDMHAHSDLRLLLEPSHVAKISQGVTCEVLGQDGLSYAPVDDTTLPLLRQQIAGWNGDPEGFDWSWRSVGEYLDRLDEGIAVNACYLVPHGSVRAMVTGWENRPPTTAELDRMRAILSRGLEEGAVGMSSGLTYVPGMYADTAELVALCQVVASYHGFHAPHQRSYGKGALEGYAEMIEISRQSGCALHLAHATMNFGVNRGRAAELLDLIDRAGVDISLDSYPYLPGSTTLAALLPSWAAEGGPAATLERLTDPGVRERIRYAMEVEGSDGCHGVVTDWETIQIAGVRDPDLAHLVGTRVPDTDAFLDLLVRDGLGTTILQHVGHEENVRAIMRHPAHTVGSDGLLVGDRPHPRAWGTFPRYLGHYVRELGVLSLEECVAHMTGRPARRLRLVHRGQVHVGYHADLVVFDPARISDTATFEEPRRAAKGIAHVYVNGVAVLADGRPTGALPGRALRRGDRGTESSTA
- a CDS encoding amino acid deaminase; this encodes MNAGLTEVVAVIDGSAVDRLRDERLDWRFKAVPADAWGSTVGEYAATKPHRTALGTPLLTIDADALDHNVSTMAGWCARAGLAHAPHGKTTMAPALWKRQLDAGAWGITLANAAQLRVGRAFGVRRIMLANALVDPVALRWLGAELDADPEFEFVSWVDSVRTVALMTEGLTGASRKVDVCVELGAPGGRTGCRDDEEAVAVAQAVRRSPALRLVGVAGYEGALAHDASAEGLAAVDAYLKRIGRFALAVDAQVVTAGGSAYFDQVGDLLGPMTSLGVTVILRAGAYIGHDDVFLKGVSPLTRWGGDGFRPAVRGWARVVSRPEPGLALLDGGKRDLPYDEGLPVPLDLPGAHVSALNDQHAFLRLPAGTDLMVGDVVRLGLSHPCTMFDKWTLIPVLDADGTVVDLVRTFF